The nucleotide sequence GTCCGGACGGATTAAAAGCTGTGACAGAGTATGCTGTTTTAAACGCAAACTACATGATGAGAAGACTTTCAGAAGCATATGATCTGCCGTTTGACAGACACTGCAAGCATGAATTTGTTTTATCAGGAAAACGTCAGAAAAAACTTGGCGTGCGCACGCTTGATATCGCGAAGCGCCTTCTGGATTTCGGCTACCACCCGCCGACGATCTACTTCCCGCTCAATGTTGAGGAGTGCATCATGATTGAACCGACGGAAACCGAGTCAAAAGAAACACTTGATTCATTTATTGATGCCATGCTTCAAATTGCGAAGGAAGCAGAGGAAAACCCTGAAATGGTTCAGGAAGCTCCTCATACAACCGTTGTTGGACGTCTTGATGAGACAACGGCAGCACGCAAGCCGATTCTCCGTTATCAGAAGCAATAAGAAAAAGGATTCGCCAAGTGGCGAATCCTTTTTGGTTATTTACAGAATGTTAAATTGTTCAGTGATGTGGACAACCTGATAAAGTCATCTGCGTCCAGCTCCAGCGCCTAAATCCTCTGTCAGAACAAATCCGTCAAAAAAGTCAAACCCGGACTTTTCTGCCGGATTCTTATCTGCCTATCGGATCTGATCACAGCGCTTCCGCTTTTGTTATTATTTTTTCGTTTTAATTCTTCCGCTCCAGCCTTTAAAGCCGCCTTTTAATGTGTAAAGGTCCGAATAGCCTTTTTTCTTAAGCATCTGAGCTGTGCGTCCGCTTCTTACTGTGTTTTGGCAATACAGATAAACAGGCTGGTCTTTGCGGATTTCTTTATGGCGCTGTCTCATTTGTGACATTGGGATGTTTCTTGCGCCAAGAATATGGCCGCCTTCAAATTCGTTCGGCTCGCGTACATCGATAAGCTGAGCCTTTCTGTATCCTGCACGGAATTCCTCTTCCGTTAATGTTTTCATGATTTTACGCTGGTAAAAATAAGAGAAGATAGTGTAGGCTGCAATTGCGCCGACTAAAATTAATAAGAAAACCCATGTTGTCAAGCTGACCCGACTCCTTTTTTATACCCTTTATGCGGGCTGGTTCATGTAAACCTCTGTTTATTGGACAAATATAATTATATAAGAGCAGGGTCAAATTGTCATCCATGAATCAGAGTTATTTATTTTCATCCGGTAATTCTTTTTGATAGACTATGATAGCGGAATGAATTTAACAAACAGCCTAAGCATGAAAAATGGGGTATGAACATGGAGAAAGAAATTTGGAGATTTATTGATTCGGGCAATTGCTCTCCTGCTTACAATATGGCGCTAGATGAGGTGCTGCTTGAGTGGAACAGCGAAGGGAACTTTCCGCCTGTAATCCGTTTTTACGGATGGAACCCTGCGACACTCTCTGTAGGTTATTTTCAGAAAGCGGAAAAAGAAATTGATCTTGAAGCTGTTAAACGGAACGGACTCGGCTTTGTGCGCAGGCCAACCGGCGGCAGGGGTGTCCTGCATGATCAAGAACTTACATACAGTGTCATTGTTTCAGAAGACCATCCTGAGATGCCGAAGACCGTTACAGAAGCATACCGTGTGATCTCAGAAGGAATTCTTCAGGGATTTAGAGAGCTTGGCCTAGATGCATATTTTGCTGTGCCAAGAACGGAGGAAGAGAAGCAGGGGCTTAAAAATCCGCGTTCAGCGGTTTGCTTTGATGCCCCATCCTGGTATGAGCTTGTCGTTGAAGGAAGGAAAGTGGCAGGCAGTGCCCAGACACGTCAAAAAGGCGTGATTCTCCAGCACGGCTCGATTCTGCTTGATCTTGATGAAGATCTTTTGTTCAGCCTGTTTAAGTACCCAAGTGACAGGGTAAAAGAACGAATGCAGAAGAACTTTAAAAATAAAGCAGTTGCAGTGAATGCTCTCAGAGAAACAAAAGTAACAATTGAAGAGGCAAAAGAGGCGTTTATAAGAGGGTTTGAAAAAGGGCTGAACATTAAGCTCGAACCGTATAAACTGACTGAAAAAGAACAGGCTGCAGCCATGAAACTGGCAGCTGAAAAATATGAATCGGATGAGTGGAATTATAAACGATAAGCGGCTGAAATAAGTCGCTTTCGTTTATTTTTATTTTTCTATTTATTTCTATGTGTTCCTTATTTTTCTAGGTTTCTGCTCTCTTTTAAATTTGCAACCGACAAATTACTTCAAAAAAAGTGATTTACAATCTCCTATCTTCTTTATTCTCTTTTTTTCACACTCAATTATGAAGTTTTCAATTTGACAAAATTACAACAGACTGACTTTTTATCCATATATAGTATTGTCGAACAAAAAAGAAACACTATATATTGATAAACGGATGGCTGTGTGATAAATTAAATCAAGTACAAAGATAATAGGGGAGTTGTTTGAATGACCGTTGCACTGAATGAAAATCTGAAACTTGATGTGGACAAGCTTAACCACGATATTTCACTTTTTCCCCAAGTTCATCCGATTACAGAAGATATGAAGCTTACACACAAAGGTGTATCCCGTTTAGTCATGCTTGACCGGTACACATTTAAAGACACTGAAAAGCTGACGCTATCCAAAGGCGATTTTGTCGTTCTGACAATTAAAGAAGATCCGAAATTCCCGGCAAGAGGCCTCGGGTACATCTTAGATATAGACTGGCAGGCAAAAATGGCGCATGTACAGGTGGAAGAAGAGTACCGCCTTTCACTTGAGAAGCCTGAAGAAGTAGAATCAGGAGTCATTCACCGCTCTCTTGACGTTATAGAAAAACCGCTTGAAGTATATTACGAACAAATAGCCAAACGGAATGCGACAGGTCTTGCATCTGTTGAGAAAACAGAAGAAAAACGCAAGGAATGGTTTGAGAAGTTCTATCATGAACTTGTCGGCCTGAACTTTGTTCCTGCAGGACGCGTGTTATACGGAGCGGGAGCGGGAACAGATGTGACGTATTTCAACTGCTACGTGATGCCGTTTGTGCAGGATTCACGCGAAGGCATTTCCGAACACCGCAAGCAGGTCATGGAAATCATGAGCCGCGGCGGAGGCGTCGGGACAAACGGTTCAACGCTGCGTCCGAGAAACACCCTTGCAAGAGGAGTCAACGGCAAATCATCAGGCTCCGTATCCTGGCTTGATGACATCGCGAAGCTGACTCATCTGGTTGAGCAGGGCGGATCCCGTTAAATACAAAGTCCACACGGCGGGATAAAAATCTCGTGAATTGCTGGAACACCCTAAAGCTTTTTCAGCCACAACGTGACTGGCAACAGTGAGCGTGAAGGCCTGAAAATGAAAAAGATGACACAATGGGCAATCAGCAGCGAAGCATCTTTGGAAACGGAGATGAACGTTCAGAGACTATTGAAAGCACCTGTAAGATGGTGCGAGTAAACCGGATTTAGTATCCGGGGCACGAGACAAAATCATACGACTGATTTTGATGATAGAGTCCGATCTCATGTGAAAGCATGAGAGTCAGGCAGAAATGACCTGACCCCTCTTAATGGAGGAGTAACAACTTGCGTGGCGCACAAATGATCATGCTTGCCGACTGGCATCCTGACATTATTGAATTCATTATTTCCAAAATGCAGAATCCCCGTATCCTGCGTTACCTGATTGAAAATACAAATGATGAAACAATTAAGAAATACGCCCAGGAAAAGCTGAAGTTCAAGCCGCTTACACAGGACGAAGAAGCCATGTATCAGAGCATCGTCAATTACAAGCAGATTCCGGGCTACGGCGGATTTAACGAGAAAATCATTAAAGACGCTGAAGTGAAGCTTGCAGTCGGCGGAACTTATACAGTTCACAATTCCGAATTCCTTACAGGAGCCAACATCTCTGTCACGCTGACAAAGGATTTCATGGATGCTGTTGAAAAGGATGCCGATTACGACCTGCGCTTCCCTGATGTTGAAAGCTACAATGCAGAGGAAATGAAGGCTTATAATGAAGACTGGCATAACCACGGTGATGTACGCGAGTGGGAAAAACTCGGCTACAAAGTGCGCACGTACCGTACGATCAAGGCGAAAGAACTTTGGAACCTGATCAACATCTGCGCGACATACTCTGCAGAGCCGGGCATTTTCTTCATTGATAACGCCAATGACATGACAAACGCTAAAGCGTATGGACAGAAGGTCGTTGCAACGAATCCTTGCGGGGAACAGCCTCTCGCACCATATTCTGTCTGCAACCTTGCTGCCGTAAATCTTGCAGAAATGGCAGACAAAGAAACGAAAACAGTTAATTTCGAAAAACTGAAAAGAACGGTTGAAGTCGGTGTCCGCATGCAGGATAACGTAATCGATGCAACACCGTACTTTCTTGACGAAAATAAAAAACAGGCACTAGGCGAACGCCGTGTAGGTCTTGGTGTTATGGGACTTCACGACCTTCTGATCTACTGTGAAACACAGTACGGTTCTGAAGAAGGCAACGAGCTGATTGACAAAGTCTTTGAAACAATCGCTGTCACTGCTTATAAAGCATCTGTAGAGCTTGCAAAAGAAAAAGGCAGCTTCCCGTTCTTGACTGGCGAAACGGCTGAAGAAACGAACAGACTGCGCCAAGCATTTACTGAGACCGGCTTTATGAGCAAAATGCCGACTGATATCCGGGAAGATATCAAAGAATACGGTATCCGCAATTCACACTTGCTGACTGTTGCTCCCACGGGATCCACTGGAACAATGGTCGGGGTTTCAACCGGACTTGAACCATACTTCTCCTTCTCTTACTACAGAAGCGGAAGACTTGGCAAATTCATTGAAGTAAAAGCAGATATCGTACAGGAGTATCTGGATAAAAATCCTGATGCAGATCCGGAGAATCTTCCGGAATGGTTTATCTCAGCTATGGAACTGAGTGCAGAAGCGCATGCAGATGCACAATGCGTCATCCAGCGCTGGATTGACAGTTCAATCAGCAAAACGGTTAACGCTCCTAGAGGATATACGGTGGACCAGGTCCAAAAAGTGTATGAGCGTCTATATAAAGGCGGAGCAAAAGGCGGAACAGTCTACGTTGACGGAAGCCGGGACACTCAGGTCCTTACATTAAAAGCGGAGGAGAATACCTTCTCTGAAACAGAAGAAGCACCGAAAGAAAAAGGCAAAGTTGTTCTTGTGGATACAATCCAGGCTTTGCGCTCGACAAATGTAACAATCGGAAACGAAGTGGGCAATACATGCCCTGTATGCCGCGAAGGTACAGTTGAAGACATTGGCGGTTGCAACACATGCACAAGCTGCGGTGCACAGCTGAAGTGCGGATTATAAGAAACGGAAGAGCCGGGACATCCGGCTCTTTTCTTGTGCTTCTCCCGCAAGCTTTCTTGTCATGACCTGCAAACTAGTGTACACTTGTAATGATTTCCTATGTTTTGAACGTTTTTTTGGAGGGGACCGCATGCCAACACCAAGTATGGAAGATTATATTGAACAAATCTACATTTTAATAGAAGAAAAAGGATATGCCCGTGTTTCAGATATCGCGGAAGCATTATCCGTTCATCCCTCCTCAGTGACAAAGATGGTCCAAAAACTAGACAAAGATGAATATCTCATATACGAAAAATACCGTGGACTTATTTTGACGCCTAAGGGCAAGAAGATCGGAAAGCGCCTTGTCTACCGTCACGAGCTGCTTGAGCAGTTCATGCGTTTGATCGGCGTGGATGAAGAAAAGATTTACAACGATGTTGAAGGCATTGAGCATCACCTCAGCTGGAATGCCATTGACCGTATTGGAGATCTCGTGCAATTTTTTGAAAGTGATGAAGCGCGTGTAGATACCCTGCGTGCAATACAAAAACAAAATGAACAGGATAATGAGTCCTGAAAAAACGAAAGCAGCTGCTTTCGTTTTTTTCTTGCGCAAAATTGGAAAAGGTCTATTTCCTCGGCCTTCATCTTACACTATAAGGATAGGATAGGAGAAGAGGGGAGGAGCTTCTGTGTACATTGATGGTGTCTTCTCTGGCGGCGGCATAAAAGGGTTTGCGCTGATTGGAGCCTATCAGGCAATTGAACAGCGAGGGCTGCAGTTTGTAAGAGTGGCAGGCACAAGCGCGGGTTCGATTGTGGCATCCTTTATCGCAGCAGGATACAAAAGTGATGAAATTATCCGAATGATGGACGATATGGAGCTTGGAAAGTTTCTTGAGAAAAACCCTTCCATTCTTCCATTTAAATTGATGAAATGGCTTAACCTCTATTGGCGCCTCGGTCTGTACAAAGGCGGGAAGCTTGAGGAATGGATCGCAGCCAGGCTGAAGGAAAGGGGAGTTTCCACCTTTGGTGATTTGAGGCCCGGATCTTTAAAAATTGTAGCCTCTGATCTTACAAACGGCAGGATTATTGTGCTGCCTGATGATCTCCCCAGGTACGGACTTGTTCCCGAGCGGTTTTCAGTTGCCCGCGCTGTGCTGATGAGCTGCAGTCTTCCGTATTTCTTTGAGCCTGTTAAGCTGACGAGTGCTGAAGGGACGAACATAGTGGTAGACGGGGGAGTTTTAAGTAACTTTCCAATCTGGCTTTTCAAGGAAAAGGCGAGGCCTGTAATTGGAATCAAGCTCAGTCCGAGAGATGAAGAAAGGCCGAGGAATCAGATTAAAAATGCGATTGAAATGTACGGAGCGCTGTTTGAAACGATGAAAGATGCCCATGATGCCAGGCATATATCAAGCAGGCATGAGAGAAACATCATTTTTCTTCCGGTAGAAAGCATTCTCACGACAGAATTTGATCTCTCAGAACAAAAAAAACTAGCTCTGATTGAGCTAGGAAGAAGCCGGACGGAACAGTTTCTCAAACGGTGGACTTATTAAGGCGAAAAGAAAAGCAGGTCAGAAAAAAGCCCTGCTTTTCTTTTTGCCTTTTCTGCCTTCAATCACGGTCAGGTGTGAAGCCTGCTTCTTTTTAAGAGCGCTTGTTTTGCTGCTCTTTTTTGGAGCCGACACACTTTTCAAATGGGAGCTGCTCTGATTGCGGTCGCTGAAACGCCTTTTGGACTGTTTAGCAGCTTTGGAATAAGAGGAAGAATCTTTTCCCATTCTTTGTTTTGTAAAGTAACGGACAACAAAATAGATGATGGCTAGAACAGCAGCAAACACGAGCATTTCTCTGAAGAGGAAGCCAGGCCTGCTGATGAGAGTCACTAAAAACCCGATTCCTCCCAGAGCTAACACAATCATCACAAATGGATTCATTCGATTTTTCATGAGTCCACCTCCCAAGATGAAAATGAGTTAATGAAGTTTTAGCTTATACAATTTGTTCTGTTTTTATACCTTCTTCTGTTTCTTTTTCCAGGCGGAGCATTTCATTGAAGCTTGCAATTGCGACTTCGGTCTGTTCGTTGTCAGGCTCTTTTGTGGTTAAAAGCTGAAGGCATAAGCCCGGGTACCCAAGCCATTTCAGGACAGGCACGTCTCTCAGCTTGTTTGTAAACTGCAGCACTTCAAATGAAATGCCGATCACAACGGGAATTAGGGCCAGTCTGTTCAGAACGCGCACATAAAGCGGTTCAGTCGGAACGAGCATGTAGACAAAAACTCCGACAATCACGGTGAAAAGAAGGAAGCTGCTTCCGCATCTGTAATGAAGGCGGCTGTTGCTCTGAACGTTCTCAACTGTGAGCGGCATACCGTTTTCATAACAGTTAATGACTTTATGCTCTGCCCCGTGATACTGGAATACACGCTTGATCAGCGGAGTAAAGGATATCGCGTAAATATAGGCAAGCAGGAGAATAAGTTTGAAAAGACCTTCAATCAGGATCTGTGACAAATCCGATGCAAAAACAGGTCTTGTAAGCTCTGCAAGAAAAAGCGGGACGAGTGTAAAGATGAATTTTCCGAATAAAAAGGACAGAACCCCGATTGCTGCAACACCGAGTATCATCGTCAGCTTTGATTCTTTTTTCGGCTCGTTCAGCTGCTCGTCATCTTCTGGATCAAGGTCGTACCTGTCTGTTGAAAAGTTGAGATGTTTCGTACCATTTGCGCTTGCTTCTATGATTGCTGCGATCCCGCGGATAAATGGTATTTTTTTAAGGGCTGTCAGTGTGCTGTTTGATTTTCTCGGCAGCCGGAAATAATCAATTTCCTTGTTTTTCCGTCTGATGGCTGTAACGTAGTGATGCTTGCCGCCAAACATGACGCCCTCTACTACTGCTTGCCCGCCATATGCGGGCTTGTTCTGCTTTGACATTTTTCACCAACCTACCTATCTATTCTCTTTTTGAGCGGATTTTAAACAAAACGGAAGAGAATGTTATGTTTATATTCTACATAAAAACAGGATAAACCTCTAGGCAGTTGTATTTTATTCTTCATTTTATGCAGGCCGGAAAGGTTCGATGTGAAAGTACGTATGTAGTATATCCTTTTACCGGCCAGTTAGACATTTTCTGCATCAATTTTCGGGATGACTGTACATACTAGGAGAAGGAGGTGTACATATGACAGATGATTTTCAGTCTAATTCTGCTGGAATGAAAGATGAACAGGATGATAAGCAGGGCGAGGGTCTCCCGTTTATCGCAAGAGCTATGATTACCGGATTTGCAGGAGGTATTTTCTGGAGTTTAATCGGCTATTTGGCTTATGTGCTGAACATGACAGAAATCAGTCCGAACATGCTGCTGCAGCCGTTTCTGCTTGGTGACTGGAAAAACGGCACGATCGGAAATTTTGCGGGAGTATTGGTCATCGGATTCCTTTCTGTAGGAACGGCACTCGTCTATTACTTAGTTTTAAAAAGGTTTTCGTCTATTTTCGTCGGCATGATATATGGAGCGGCTTTATGGGCGCTTGTCTTTTTCCTCTTGAATCCGATCTTTCCAAACGTCAAAACAGTCTTTGAACTCGAGCGCCTGACAACGGTTACGATGATATGTTTATACATTTTATATGGGGTCTTTATCGGGTATTCCATTTCCTTTGAACAAAATGAGCTTCAATCGAAAAAAAAGGGCAGCGCTTCCACGTAACAATGGAGGTAACGCACAATGAAGTATGGTAGAATGTTCTAAAATGAACATTCTATTTTTTGTCGGCTTTTTATTCATGCGGCTTTTGTTTAAGGGAGTGTTTTTGACGAAAACATCTGTCACATGAAGAAGAGTCCTCATAGTGCTTGGAGGTCGAAAGATGAGACACTATATGGTAATTAACGGCCCAAATCTAAATCGCCTTGGGTTGCGTGAACCTGATATTTATGGAAGCAAAACGCTGACAGATCTTGAGCGTGAGCTGATGGTTTTTGCTGAAAAGCAGGGGTTTCAGGTCACTTGCTTTCAGTCCAATCATGAAGGGGACCTGATTGATGCCATTCATGGATCAGATGGCCACTACGATGGCATTGTGCTGAATCCGGGGGCGTTTACCCACTACAGCTATGCATTGAGAGATGCCATTGCAAGCGTTCCTCTTCCTGTGATTGAAGTGCATATCTCCAATGTTCACAGCCGGGAGCCGTTCAGGCATCAGTCTGTCACTGCGCCGGTCACTGCCGGACAGGTGGTCGGACTCGGATTTCAGGGGTACCAATTTGCCCTGCAGGCAATACATACAAAGATAGGGGAGAAACAGCATGCTGAAGATTGAGAAATTAAGAAAAAGGCTTAAGGAGCTTGATGTTGACGGACTTCTTATTGCAAGCGACTATAACAGACGGTACATGACCGGTTTTACAGGCTCATCGGGTGTCGCGCTCATTTCTCTGTCAGGAGCCGTATTTATCACGGACTTCAGGTATACAGAGCAGGCAGCCAAGCAGGTTGAAGGCTATGACATTGTTCAGCACAAGGGGCCGATTCTTGACGAAGTGGCTGCACAGGCAGAAAAGCTTTCAATCAAGCGTCTTGGCTTTGAACAGGATCATTTATCCTTTGCAACGTATTCCGCTTATGCTTCCAAACTGAAGGGAATTGAGTTTGTTCCGGTGTCTGAGGCGGTGGAAAAGTTACGCTTGATTAAGTCTGCAGCAGAGATTAAGATATTAAAGGAAGCTGCGGAGATCGCCGATGCTGCATTTAAGCATATTCTTACAGTAGTACAGCCCGGCATGAAGGAAATTGAGGTTTCAAACGAACTTGAATTCTTTATGAGAAAGCAGGGCGCTGTTTCTTCATCATTTGATATCATAGTCGCATCCGGCCACAGGTCAGCTCTTCCGCACGGTGTGGCAAGTGAAAAAGAAATTGAAAAGGGCGATTTTGTAACCTTCGACTTTGGAGCATACTACAAAGGATATTGTTCAGATATTACACGCACGATTGCAGTCGGCAATCCAAGTGATGAGCTGAAGAAAATCTATTCCATTGTTCTTGAAGCCCAGCTGCGCGGCATGAATGGTATTAAAGCAGGTATGACCGGAAAAGAAGCTGATGCTTTGACAAGGGATTATATTTCAGAGAACGGCTATGGCGAGTATTTTGGCCATTCAACCGGACACGGCCTTGGAATGGAAGTTCACGAAAGTCCGTCATTATCCGCAAAATCAGAAACGGTTCTTGAGCCGGGCATGATTGTTACAGTAGAGCCGGGAATTTATGTTCCTAAGCTTGGCGGAGTCAGGATCGAGGACGATACAGTGGTTAAGGAAGACGGCAATGAATCTCTGACACACTCCCCTAAAGAGCTTATTATCTTATAAAAAGCTTCCGGAAGGCTAAAAAGTGTTATTTACATAGGAGGAACAAATATGATTTCAGTTAATGATTTTCGTACGGGCTTAACAATCGAGGTAGATAACGGCATTTGGCGCGTTATGGATTTCCAGCATGTAAAACCGGGAAAGGGCGCTGCATTCGTACGCTCTAAACTGCGCAACCTCCGTACTGGA is from Bacillus sp. FSL H8-0547 and encodes:
- a CDS encoding rhodanese-like domain-containing protein: MLVGAIAAYTIFSYFYQRKIMKTLTEEEFRAGYRKAQLIDVREPNEFEGGHILGARNIPMSQMRQRHKEIRKDQPVYLYCQNTVRSGRTAQMLKKKGYSDLYTLKGGFKGWSGRIKTKK
- a CDS encoding biotin/lipoate A/B protein ligase family protein, translating into MEKEIWRFIDSGNCSPAYNMALDEVLLEWNSEGNFPPVIRFYGWNPATLSVGYFQKAEKEIDLEAVKRNGLGFVRRPTGGRGVLHDQELTYSVIVSEDHPEMPKTVTEAYRVISEGILQGFRELGLDAYFAVPRTEEEKQGLKNPRSAVCFDAPSWYELVVEGRKVAGSAQTRQKGVILQHGSILLDLDEDLLFSLFKYPSDRVKERMQKNFKNKAVAVNALRETKVTIEEAKEAFIRGFEKGLNIKLEPYKLTEKEQAAAMKLAAEKYESDEWNYKR
- the mntR gene encoding transcriptional regulator MntR; protein product: MPTPSMEDYIEQIYILIEEKGYARVSDIAEALSVHPSSVTKMVQKLDKDEYLIYEKYRGLILTPKGKKIGKRLVYRHELLEQFMRLIGVDEEKIYNDVEGIEHHLSWNAIDRIGDLVQFFESDEARVDTLRAIQKQNEQDNES
- a CDS encoding patatin-like phospholipase family protein, coding for MYIDGVFSGGGIKGFALIGAYQAIEQRGLQFVRVAGTSAGSIVASFIAAGYKSDEIIRMMDDMELGKFLEKNPSILPFKLMKWLNLYWRLGLYKGGKLEEWIAARLKERGVSTFGDLRPGSLKIVASDLTNGRIIVLPDDLPRYGLVPERFSVARAVLMSCSLPYFFEPVKLTSAEGTNIVVDGGVLSNFPIWLFKEKARPVIGIKLSPRDEERPRNQIKNAIEMYGALFETMKDAHDARHISSRHERNIIFLPVESILTTEFDLSEQKKLALIELGRSRTEQFLKRWTY
- a CDS encoding SA1362 family protein, with translation MKNRMNPFVMIVLALGGIGFLVTLISRPGFLFREMLVFAAVLAIIYFVVRYFTKQRMGKDSSSYSKAAKQSKRRFSDRNQSSSHLKSVSAPKKSSKTSALKKKQASHLTVIEGRKGKKKSRAFF
- a CDS encoding DUF1385 domain-containing protein; amino-acid sequence: MSKQNKPAYGGQAVVEGVMFGGKHHYVTAIRRKNKEIDYFRLPRKSNSTLTALKKIPFIRGIAAIIEASANGTKHLNFSTDRYDLDPEDDEQLNEPKKESKLTMILGVAAIGVLSFLFGKFIFTLVPLFLAELTRPVFASDLSQILIEGLFKLILLLAYIYAISFTPLIKRVFQYHGAEHKVINCYENGMPLTVENVQSNSRLHYRCGSSFLLFTVIVGVFVYMLVPTEPLYVRVLNRLALIPVVIGISFEVLQFTNKLRDVPVLKWLGYPGLCLQLLTTKEPDNEQTEVAIASFNEMLRLEKETEEGIKTEQIV
- a CDS encoding YqhR family membrane protein — translated: MTDDFQSNSAGMKDEQDDKQGEGLPFIARAMITGFAGGIFWSLIGYLAYVLNMTEISPNMLLQPFLLGDWKNGTIGNFAGVLVIGFLSVGTALVYYLVLKRFSSIFVGMIYGAALWALVFFLLNPIFPNVKTVFELERLTTVTMICLYILYGVFIGYSISFEQNELQSKKKGSAST
- the aroQ gene encoding type II 3-dehydroquinate dehydratase, translating into MRHYMVINGPNLNRLGLREPDIYGSKTLTDLERELMVFAEKQGFQVTCFQSNHEGDLIDAIHGSDGHYDGIVLNPGAFTHYSYALRDAIASVPLPVIEVHISNVHSREPFRHQSVTAPVTAGQVVGLGFQGYQFALQAIHTKIGEKQHAED
- a CDS encoding Xaa-Pro peptidase family protein, which gives rise to MLKIEKLRKRLKELDVDGLLIASDYNRRYMTGFTGSSGVALISLSGAVFITDFRYTEQAAKQVEGYDIVQHKGPILDEVAAQAEKLSIKRLGFEQDHLSFATYSAYASKLKGIEFVPVSEAVEKLRLIKSAAEIKILKEAAEIADAAFKHILTVVQPGMKEIEVSNELEFFMRKQGAVSSSFDIIVASGHRSALPHGVASEKEIEKGDFVTFDFGAYYKGYCSDITRTIAVGNPSDELKKIYSIVLEAQLRGMNGIKAGMTGKEADALTRDYISENGYGEYFGHSTGHGLGMEVHESPSLSAKSETVLEPGMIVTVEPGIYVPKLGGVRIEDDTVVKEDGNESLTHSPKELIIL